In the Lemur catta isolate mLemCat1 chromosome 22, mLemCat1.pri, whole genome shotgun sequence genome, TCTACCTTTACTTTCCTcttgattttatattaaaaaaaaaaaaagacaaagaagaaagaaacaaaagaataaaagagaggcAACAGGGGAGTTATTTGAGGCATTCCAGAAGCCTTGACTTGTATCTAAGCCTTCCTAAGCCACCCCCGTGTGCTGTTTCCCGCTGCAGGGGACGGAGGCCTCATAAACACGCTGCAGAGGTACTACTGCAGGATCCGCGGGGGCCGCTGTGCCGTGCTGAGCTGCCTGCCCAGGGAGGAGCAGATAGGCCGCTGCTCTTCCGGCGGCCGAAAATGCTGCCGGAGAAAGAAATGACAGTTCCAGAAACgtgaagaaaatgttgtaaaggGGGAGAATGCCTTTGTAAAGCTTATAAAAGTAAAATCGAAGTAaatgggttttttaaataaaatagaagcttgagttttttaaaaaagaatatggcTATTGTGGGAGTTGTTACCAAATAAACAACGAAGAAAACCTTAATGACTGACCTTTTATTCAAGTACAGTAGAATATTCTCGGGGAATCTACAAGGGGCCTAAACTTATTTTCCAAGTGTCGTCGGCTCTATTCCTCTTTTGTACATGTTATGCCACAGTGAAACTGAACTTCTCATTCTCCTGAAAAACTCCCTGTTCCTTCTTGTCGCCTGCTTTTGAGCTTCCTGGGCTCCCTACCCAGAGTTACGTCCCTGCACCAAACCTGTCTCCAAAGCTTTAATGCATCTCTCGGGGGCATCCCAAAGTCTTCTGGAAACCTTATTCCTCAGAGAAATGGGGGACCTGGCTCTTCCCCCAATATTCCCTTtgccctgccctctcccacgCCTCTGTCCTGGCTGACCTCATAGCTGCCGTGTAATCACGCCCTCACGCCCTCATCTTCTTCTCTAAGCTCTAAATCATCCCTCGGGGCCGTCTCTCATTCTAACTCCTCGAAAACACAGCTAATTTCTCAAATGCTCTGATTCACCACAAAGATCTGCCCTGAGTCCTCTGTGTACGAATCTGCCTGGTTTTTGCACTGTGTACATTGCCCACTGCCAAGTGCCATACTTGGTTGCATGATCTTTAAGAGCAAGGACCTCATCCTAATCCTTGTCGGATTGTTTCGTTAAAATGCCCCGAGTGTGAAAGCTGTTTAACAAGCGTCTATTGAACTGAAGTACCTTCAGATGATTTGGAGGCACTGGAGTTTACTTAGTGTTCATTCATTGTTGATACTGAAGGACCCCAGGAAATGAAGTGGGTGGTCCCTCATCCCTGACACCAGCCCCCCAGTCAACATGCTGTAGGGAAAAGACAAGACATCTGGGCTCTCAGGAAGATGGATGGAAAGTGATGAACCTGGTCCTCACTTTCCCTCCAAAATGAACTAAGTGCTATGGGAATTGCCCTCTGACAGCACAGAACAGGGGACCCAGTCAACAGGCGTCAGGTATTGGACAGCAAGCAGTGCAACAGCCATCAACACACAAATTAAGTATTCAAAGACATCCaatagaataaatataaacaaaaccacACCAAGTACCTCCTAATTCAAGTACATTAAAtctgtgataaagagaaaatctcaaAAGCAGCCTGAGGGAAGACAAATTACTGACAGAACAAAAGGAGGAATTAAAGCAAACTTGTCACCAAGAAACCTGTGCGAGCCAGGATGGAGTGGTATCTTTaagtaccaaaagaaaaaatatgccaACCTAAGAATTTCATAccagcaaaaatatatttcaaaaatgaaggtaaacatatttttagataGTAAGTAAAGGCATTTtccaataacaacaaaaacagcagagCTAAGACAATTCCTCACCAGCAAACCTgcactataaaatgaaaaaagaatttcttcaggtagaaa is a window encoding:
- the LOC123626561 gene encoding beta-defensin 103A; translation: MRIHYLLYALLVLFLMPVPGDGGLINTLQRYYCRIRGGRCAVLSCLPREEQIGRCSSGGRKCCRRKK